In Setaria viridis chromosome 5, Setaria_viridis_v4.0, whole genome shotgun sequence, the genomic stretch TAAGATTTTTCTGTTTgctttttgacacgtgtttaaCTTAGTTTCCAGTACGATTGATTGATTTTTTGTTCCTGGTTTTTATAGCAGGAGCTATGGGATTTAAACCTGTCTAGTCCATCCATGTCTCCACATCTCATATCCTCCAACACCTTTTCGCTCATGTTCTCATTCCAGATCAATGACTTTGTTGGCATTCCATTAGCGGTTAGGGCTTCCAGTTCACTTAGCTTGTGTGTGGCTACATCTTGCTTTGttgtgcctttttttttatGCTATTGCAACCTAGAGCTAGGGGTTCAAGCCCGATGCAACTGCTTTTGTACCATTCATTtttattacatttttacataaaaaGGTTGTTCAAATTGTAACTTTGATTTTTAAATGCCTACAATGTGCAACTAACTCAATTCATATATTACCATTTTTCGGTCCTTTTTCCACTGacacttaatttttttttctaaaaatattatgGTTGAAGTGCTAATTGAGAGGCAAATATATGGGTATCAAGTTCTTTTTCCAAACGGTAGTGATGGATAATTTATAAACTAGTGTGGGTTAATTTTTCGTGATGGTGATAGTGTTCAATATTTTGTCGGAAAAGTGTGGGAATTTCTAAGCCCTTATGGCCATTTTTTGGTCAATTActacaataaaaaaatatatggtcATCATGCAACAGTACTATATAAAGTCCGTATTTGTACAACAACCCAcatcatacatatatatattatgCATCACTCAATGAGATCTcatgtatacatatatacatatatcacaCAATATATACATATCCACACACACAGTGTTCCCAGTACATATGCAACCTATCGACAAATTAAATTAAACAGCAAATAAACCATGACACAATGACTCAGATGAACCATTTATCATGCAACACAAGCACACGCACATATAGTGATATAGCGTCGATGGATGAATTGgttactgctgctgctggttgataacaccaaccgggactgatAAAGTAGTATCGCTCTTGGCTTTTTTTACCACAGTGATGTCGCTTAAATCGGAGAGGTATACGTACCGGCAGCGATAACTTGTGACCGGTGGATCTGTAAGTGATCCAATGGCTTGCAAGAGATTGTTGACGTTGAAGTTGCCTCTGATCTCAATCTCTTTCAGATTCGGGAGGCGGTCGATCCCAGAGATGAGGTCCCCAGAGTGCGGCTTGCTTATGGACCAAACAATCTTCTCGAGCTCAGgagctgcgccggcggcggcaaaggTGACGCTGGTGATGGtgtcgccgtcgacgacgaggaACTTGAGAGCTTTAAAGTGGACGTCGTCCCTGAAGATGAGCGCTTGCTCGAGGAATGACCTGCGGCTGAGCTTGAGGCAACGCAGGCTGAGGACGTTGGCAAGCCTTGTCAGAGTCTCTCCTCCGCTCATCTCAGTGTCACGCAGGGAGATGTTAGCCAGTTTCCCGGCCCTCTCGACCCATGAAGGGAGGCTAGTGCCGATCCTTCCGTTGATATCCAGGTTCTCGAGGACCAAGCTGGAGGTTGCCTCCTGCAGCACGGAAATGTCGAGGACCCCGCCCTGGTCCTGAGTGACCCAGATGGACAGCGAGCGCAGGCATCCAGCCAGCGCGTATATCACTCCACGCAGCTGCTGGGCACCACGACGATTGACGCGTCGGATGACCACACCGAGCTTCCTCAGCTTACGCAGCTTGCCTACTCGTCCCAGCTCGGCCCCGTCCTCGGAGACCTGGACGTGGGACAGCGTCTCCATGCTCCTCATCGCACCGATCCTGCTGGGGATCCGCACGGTGACGAGCGACACCTCGGCCGACGTCCTCCTGGCCGTGGGGAGCTCCTCGCCGGTCACCTTGTCGACGTAGCGGCCGGCGAGCAGATGCTTCAAGCTCTGCAGGTACATCCTCCCCACGTCGCGGGGACGTAAGCGTGGCGTCTCCCGAATGTCCAGCGTCTCCAGCAGCTTGAGCTTCTTCAGATGGGTGGGCGGCAGCCAGAAGACATCTGTCTTGCGAAGGCTCAGATACTTGAGGCAAACGACGGTGCAGATGGCCTCGATGTGGCGCGGCTTCAGGCCTCTGCAGCCTCCCAGATCCAGCACGTTCAGCCGGTATAGCTCAGGGAGACTGTTGAGGAAAACCACCAGGTCGTCCATGGGGTTGTCGtccctccagcagcagcagcaaccacagTAGTCGTCCATGGCCCCGACGACATCcctccagctccagcagcaaCCCGACGCCGCTTGCTGCGGCGGCAGCTGCTGTGACAGAACAACTTTCTTTCGGATAGTAAGCTGGCGGTCGAGGTGAATCGGCAGGTCGATGACGAAGTTCTCGTTCTTGGCGATCTTGGTGATGAAGGTTCTGATCGACCCAGCCAGCGGTTGACAGCTCTTGACCGTGCCGGCATCACCGGTGCGGGCAGGATGGATGAAGCCTCGAAAGAGAAGATCGTTGAAGTAGCTCTCGCCTACTTCTTCGTCAGTCCTCCCTTCTTCTTTGCCAACAAGTCCTTCGGCGACCCACCGCCTGACAAGGCTCGTCCTGCTGATGGCTTTCTCCTCGAGGAAAGCTGTCAGATACAGGAGGCAGCTCTTCTGCGGGATGGACAGCAAGCTGTAGCAGAAGATCATCACTTGGTTCTTGATCTCCTCTGCcgttcctccctcctcctcctcctcctcacccagCACTTTCTTCTTCAGCTTGCTCTCCTCTGCcgttcctccctcctcctcctcctcacccagTACTTTCTTCTTCAGCTTGCTCTCCTCTGCcgttcctccctcctcctcctcctcatccagtACTTCAATCTTCAGCTTGATCTCCTCTGCTGTTCCTCCCTTCTCACCCAGTACTATCTTCTTCAGCCTATCCAGCTCCAGATTATTGGTCTTGTAACGGTAGGCGTACAGAGCACAAAGAAGCATCCTGATGCATCTCAATGTTTCTTCATCCGgaggcggagccggagccggagggcAGCATTTCTTCCAAGTAGCTTGTACTAGGGCCGGGGCATCTTGAGATCTCACATGAGGAGGAAGCTGCCTGATGACTTCTTCGCTGATGGAAGATGGAACAGCAGGACGTGAACTGTCGGGGATGGCTTGTTCCAGAAGGCGTCGAAAGGCATCCCTCTTCTCCtctttggcggcggcggcggcgccatcctccgccgccttcTTCAGACCCGAGCCGTGCGGGACTTCGACGCCGTAGCGCTTCCGCCTCTCGCCGATGTCGTTGACGCGGACCTTGAGCTCGAGGATCTTCTTGGCGAGGTTGCGGCGCATGATGTACTTCttggggtggaggaggaggaggtacgcGGTGGCCAGGAGCCCCTCGCCGTCGTGCCGGGCGATGTCGCGCACGTAGCGCTCGACGCAGTTTTCGGCCATGTAGGCGATCTCGCGCACCTGCTTCATCCAGGCGCGGATCTGGTCGTCGTGCTCGCTCTCCGTCTGGGTGAGGTGCCGCAGGAACCCGTTCATGCTGTCCATCTCATCCTTGATGAACTGCATGTTGCCGCGCAAGCCGCCGAGgagccgcgcctcctcctgcaCCGCGGTCGACAGGAGGCTCAGCAAATCATTGACGGCGCCAACGGTCAGGTCGGCCATCTCGATCGGCGGCGGCTCTGATCTAGCTACCAGCTGATTGAGGTGAATGTGATGGCCGCCGGTAGAGGTAGCATTTATAGCACACCAGTGCGTGCGTATACACCACACCCAAAAAGGAAGCAAAGGAAAACCTAGCGGGAGGGCAAAGAGTCGAATAGAATATCTTCTTCAATCTTTGTCAAACTTGGATCTGTTCTTATAAACATCGACACGCATGCATGCGTGTGTCCGACCTAGAATCTAGCAGGCAGTTGCTACACAATGCACGCCAatatattttatcttttcttccCACAGAGTATAAAGACAGCTTTCGTTTACGTAATTAGCGCCAGGTTTACAGCTTTACAGCTAGGACGTAATTAGTGCCAGGTTTACAGCTAGGATCCGATGTGATCGAGATTTCAGCCAGactctcataatcaaaatagcTCCGTCCAGAACACGTGCAACGTACATGCAGATTACGAGAATACATGACTGGTATTCTGTAGAGAAAAAACAACTCATTTACGAGAATGGCGTAGGCCGAAAAATGGGTTACTGGAATCCAATTTACTACACTGCATTCAGTATTGTACCAGAACTCATACGATGGGTTACCACAATGCAGCAGCATCGTTTTACCATAACAGTGAATCAATCGATACAAGGTATTTATCAACATGGCGTGATCAAGTGACTATAAAATTGTGATGGCCAGATTACTATTAAGTCAATATAACGGAAGTACAATAATGCCTTAGAATGATGTAACACAAACATAGGTTTTCTGCTATGCTTTTCCTCTAGGCTGAAGCTCTTTGTAGCACATTCCATTTTCCCTGCCTCATTCATGTGGTGACATATATAGCAGGGAAACAGTTCCAGTCCTTGTCCAACGAGACGCTGATTGCACCACGTCGTTGGCATCTTCAAATGCACCGGCAGCTGCAGAGTGTTTGTTTGCTGCATGCTGCACGAAATATTGAACTCATTCAGTTGAAGCTGGTAGGCCAGATATTAAATCTACCCTGCCGGCTGCTTAAGTAAGCGCATCATGCCCAGAACCTGCCAGAAGGTTTCATCCCCTGCAAACCTAAAAATAACAGGGAGAATAGTAAATAATATGTTCATTGCAAAAATATGCAGAAATCATGTTGACGTAATGTATTAAATTTGAACTACCAATGTCATTTGGTTAGGAGAATAACCTACCAGAACTGCTTGTTACGAATCCAAGACTTTACATTTACCATAATAAATCTACCAATTGTGATTTCCAAGAATCTATTTACCATAATTTAGTATCACGCTACTTATAGAACCCAGATCCAGATAAATAAACTACAACCCTATAACCTGGTATTAATATAATTCAAAAAACTAGTAAATGATATGGTTAATTTACCACATAATTGATCAGTCAAAATTACAATAACACAACAATGGCATACGTATTTTCTGACTATGATTTGCGATAAAGAAAGTGCTTGACAACTAAAGAACATGAGTCCAAGAAACTACTATGGTTAATTTACCACATAATTACAGTAACACAACAGTGGCAGACGTAATTTTCTGACTATGATTTGACAAAGGAAGTTCTTGACAACTAATGAACATGAGTCCATGAAACTACTATAACATTCAGTTCCAACAATATTAAAAGTTTACTAGTGAAATCCACATAAGTTGAATGGTAGTAAAGTATTTGGTTAATTTACCGCTGAGCAGGGTTGGAAGCCTAGTAAATTACGAGAATTATTTACTATGAAGCCTGATAATTTACTATAAGAGCGATAAATCATCCAAAAAATTATTTGTACCTAAAACCTATGCAGCCAGCTGGTACATAGTGTTCATAGAAAGAGAGGTCTAACTTGCCAAAAGTAACGTGCTGACCAGAATGGTGCTCGTCGTTTTTAAGCACAGTGGCTACACTAATTGAAAACTGAGAAGTATAATAGAAGTTAATAAGGACATGAGCAAATATGTACGACATACTTCATGGGTCAAAATTGCAGTAACACAATGTTGattgaaataatttttttactaCGATTTATGAGGAAAAAAACATTCTGATAAGTTATTAACAGGAAACCATGAATTTGCCATAACATTGACAAGGTTCCATCGTAATTCAAAAAAATAGTTTGGTGCTACATAAGACCCAGATTTTAGATAAATCAAACACTAATCTAAAACCTGGTGAAATAGGCATACTTAAAAATAGTAAATTAACAGGAAACCATGGAAAAGCGCTAAAAAATTGGACGAACAGTGAGCAAATAAGCTCACGAGCACCAATGAACCACATATATAGTAACACAACAAAATTGAACGTAAATTACTGACAGTGATTTACGAGAAACCCACTTCATGATAAGTAATTAACATAAACCTACGAGTTTACTATAACATCGACCAAGTTCCGATATTTCACAAATTTAGTAGTAATTCAATCGCAACTCCAATGTATTTAGTAGTAAATCCGTCATTCAAAAATTTTGTCCATACATTATATATTATATGAGGACAAGCAGAGATAAGGATTCTGAGGACAAGCAGAGGAAATGTATTTTGTTCACAACCCACTTCCTGAAGACCATGGAATCTCACTGAAAAATTATGCACGGTCATCAGCGCAATACACTATTATTGGTCTACTGCATAATGTACataatatatgtatatattaaTGTACATAATATATGCACAGATAGAGATATATGTAGagattttcttttatatatatcGAGATATAGAAGTTTATTTATGTCGAGGTTCAAAATCTtgataaaataaagaaaaataagaaaatcttTCATATTCTCTCTTACCACTTGCACAATGTTCAGGATTAAAAAAATTACCAGAATTGTCAGTTATATGTGCAAAATTTCTGTGCGACAACTAATGAATGAAGATATTACAGAAGTGGATTTACAATATATCTCAAAATATTATCGCATAGTTACAGTATACCCCAAATTAGATGAAATTGGACAGATCCTAGTGACAACCGTTGTGCAATACACCTCTTTGCATTGATTTGTTTGACCAATTAATCTGCTAAAACAATCTAATTTCAATCTGCAGTGAGGGTGaggaaaagataaaaataaggGCACGTGGTGCCAAGCAGATCCCAAAGCTACTTCGGATTTGACATTCcccaatgaaaaaaataaaattagtgaTGATGGAATCGATCCAATCAAACTGCTTAATCAGCGGGGGCTTTTCAGGTTCAATTCCTACAACGCAACCAAATCAGATAAATAAACAAAACGAGATAGATTTGCCTTACCAGAATCGCTTGACAGCCTAATCCGCGGGACAGCACGACCTGGCCTCCCGTGCGCGGGTCGGTCCTCA encodes the following:
- the LOC117858940 gene encoding disease resistance protein Pik-2, which codes for MADLTVGAVNDLLSLLSTAVQEEARLLGGLRGNMQFIKDEMDSMNGFLRHLTQTESEHDDQIRAWMKQVREIAYMAENCVERYVRDIARHDGEGLLATAYLLLLHPKKYIMRRNLAKKILELKVRVNDIGERRKRYGVEVPHGSGLKKAAEDGAAAAAKEEKRDAFRRLLEQAIPDSSRPAVPSSISEEVIRQLPPHVRSQDAPALVQATWKKCCPPAPAPPPDEETLRCIRMLLCALYAYRYKTNNLELDRLKKIVLGEKGGTAEEIKLKIEVLDEEEEEGGTAEESKLKKKVLGEEEEEGGTAEESKLKKKVLGEEEEEEGGTAEEIKNQVMIFCYSLLSIPQKSCLLYLTAFLEEKAISRTSLVRRWVAEGLVGKEEGRTDEEVGESYFNDLLFRGFIHPARTGDAGTVKSCQPLAGSIRTFITKIAKNENFVIDLPIHLDRQLTIRKKVVLSQQLPPQQAASGCCWSWRDVVGAMDDYCGCCCCWRDDNPMDDLVVFLNSLPELYRLNVLDLGGCRGLKPRHIEAICTVVCLKYLSLRKTDVFWLPPTHLKKLKLLETLDIRETPRLRPRDVGRMYLQSLKHLLAGRYVDKVTGEELPTARRTSAEVSLVTVRIPSRIGAMRSMETLSHVQVSEDGAELGRVGKLRKLRKLGVVIRRVNRRGAQQLRGVIYALAGCLRSLSIWVTQDQGGVLDISVLQEATSSLVLENLDINGRIGTSLPSWVERAGKLANISLRDTEMSGGETLTRLANVLSLRCLKLSRRSFLEQALIFRDDVHFKALKFLVVDGDTITSVTFAAAGAAPELEKIVWSISKPHSGDLISGIDRLPNLKEIEIRGNFNVNNLLQAIGSLTDPPVTSYRCRYVYLSDLSDITVVKKAKSDTTLSVPVGVINQQQQ